GACGGAATTAAATGATGATTTGCCAGATACCTAAATGTCAAATGTGCAAAatagcaattattattttattaacaacttgatactttattaataaaccgagtttaaaactgttttcaaatagTTGAAGAGGTAAATAACCAAATAACGCGAAAAGGATGTAAACAggactatttatattttactaaaatataaatttcttattttttagaacaaaaatgtaatgtttcaatatatttcttaaaataacaaaatacttaaagtGTATTGCcgataaaaatgattattgcAAACGACACTTTCAGAAATCctatttcaatgattttttcgGCCCAATGCGACTCTGCATGGGCATTGCGCtgaaaaattgaattgaaaaaatttgctaaaattcaaattatatatcTACAACAGCTAGTTCTTGTAtgtatagtataatataatctatactaatatataaagctgaagagtttgcttgtttctttgtttgaacgcactaatctcaggaactactggttcaaattgtaaaattctttttttgtattgaatactcctaaccacgcggacaaagtcgcgggcaacagctagtctaatatataaattcccgtttcacgatgttagttaccgtactcctccgaaacggcttaaccgatttttaccaaattttatatgcgtattaagtaggtctgagaatcgactaacatctatttttcatacgtgtcaagggttgctcacactgaaaaaatatattttattttttggacgaaattttattttttattttttttataatgtggcattaagaaatacatacaactagaaataattaattaggcaaaacaacgtttgctgggtcagctagtttaatCGAATATTTATGTCTCTTTGTTTCAGGTCTGTTCATTCTGCTGATGTTGGGATTCTTCGCCCTATCAGCTGGCTGTTTCATTCTGTTCGTCAAACCGTACGACTTTTTCTTCGCCCAAGTAAGTTTATCATTcgcaaaatatataattgaagaaaaagacCTTTATGTTAAGAcgaataaggtttatttttcttgtgtCTGTTTCTTTCTTGTTACTTATTACCCAGCAAAATTACCATTGAAAGAATTATCACATTTTTGACTATTGTTTTcgcaatatatttttcaataattgtcAATGTCATTTTAGGATTTAAAATTTTTAGGTGTCTTGAAATTGGTATTGTCGTCAAACCTACAACATTTTACTAACGAATCCATTAATTGTACCACTCAAAAACTATTATCTGAAaactcggatagccgagtgggtAAGTTCACTAGTCCAAATTCAcgtgtcatgggttcgatccctgcgtaaaAGAggcatttctgtgatccatacttttcctgagtctgggtgtctttgtgcatgtggcttgaatgtttgtgaaacctccagcgacacaaggattaaattcttagaACGGGAGCCTTCTTTTTTAACCTAACTACCACAGACCTCTAACAAAAAcgttttttcatatttttttctctttcttaaCAGAAAGCCATGCTTAGCGACGGCGGGGAAATTTTCGAAATGTGGCGGAAACCGGAAGTGGAGTTGTATACGAAAGTGTACCTCTTCAACATAACGAATGCTGAAGAGTATATGGCGGGGATCGATGACAAGGTCAAGGTCAAGGAGGTCGGGCCTTATGTCTACAGgtttgtattttgattatttcaaaaaatatgatgttctTTGGAATTAAATACATCTATAGATAAAAGATATATATAACTCTAATTTTTGAATCAcctgataacttttattcgacgattatatatgtttgacgttttgacagcttttgtatagaaactATGTCAAAGGGCCATATTTATTCTTCAGATAGAAGTTAAATGATAATTGACGACAAAATATCTGTTTAGCCCGGCAGATAGATGTCCAAAAAATATGGAATTCGTATtttttcatcgaaatcggtatAGCGGTTTAGAACTTAAAGcgttcacaataaaaaaaatgccagaTGGACGGACAACGAGGTTTTACATAGCCATAATAAGcgtattataaaacaacaacaatacaAAAAGGATAAGCAATTTAAACaacgaaaattataaaaaattactaCTCATAccacaattattttcattaattacatattttccaTTCTAATTACATATTTCCTTTTGCAAATAATTGCTTCAACGTATAGTCAGTTATTAACATTATGTGTAGAAGCTAGTATTAATAATCATCTTCCTAGGTTCAAAATGTACATCATTATATTTGAGCTGTTTTCCAAGTcatgttggtgtcggcttccagtcttaccgacAGCAGCCCCATATGttacagagcgactgtctatttgacaacacaacacatgttactgtaacacagtatcacatagggCATAGGAAAACCTAGGTGGATGGAATTGATATGtaaccatggagtttcttgctcgttcttctccatgagaatctaccttccgaacgagcggtagcttcaataggacactgaccgacagactgacactagattttaatattgtttatataaattgtttgacgttcaaaagagTCATATACTGgtcttattgaaataaagaatttgactttgactttaatcttaaaaatagaaacgtttatttaaataacaaaagattttttgagTACCGCTTATAAAAGACTAGCGTCTTCGTCCCCGaggataagttatgatttatacctgccctgtttttttcacattttccattgtatcttcgctcctattagtcgaagcgtgatggtttatagcctaaagccttgctcgatgaattgtctattcaacacaaacatatgtattttttcaattcggaccagtactttctgagattagcgcgttcaaacaaagaaacaaacaaactcttcagctttacatattagtatagagtatagaagtatagatattgaAGTATCCATTTATACTTTTGTAGTTACTACGTTAACAACATGTAAAATGTTATGAATTGCTGAATAATTTTTACTTAGATAcactatgtaaaaaaatatagaaccGTGCGATTTTAGCGCATTTTAACATTCATCTCTAagtaatcttttctttttataataaatctgaaCTATATTTTTCCAGAGAATTTTTGGAGCATGAAGTTACAAAATTCAATGATAATCACACGCTATCAGCGATTCCACGACACCCCCTGACTTGGGTTGAGGAGCTATCTGAAGGACACAAGGAGAATGACACGTTGTATCTACCTCATATTGCGTTATTGGTAAGTTTCAATAGTCAATATTTGTATTGCTCTCCATATGTAGAAAAGTGTTAGATTataatttgacgacctccgtggtcgagtggcgtgagcaccggtttcaaggtgtcgctagctctgaggtcccgggttcgatccccggtcgggtcaatgtaaaaattcacaattttacattgtcttgggtctgggtgtttgtggtaccttcgttgtatctgaattccataacacaagtgctttagcaacttacttagggttcagaacaatgtatgtgatgttgtccgcatatattatattattattaataataagcatactatggaccctgtagggcacggcaatgtaaaagagaggaggatgctaattttatttagattatgtatcactgattatttttatttattaggtacgaGTCCTAACTCCTAAGTTtcatatcaaatatataaaattctcgtgtcacggtgttcGTAATTGAATACCTCCGAAACgtctcgaccgattcttatggaATTTTGTGTGCTTGGTTAGGTCTGAGCatcggacatctatttttcacaaccccatatttttttttatatttcctagAACTTATTTGTATGGGAAACAAGGTTTGTTGGGACAACcagtaatatataatattccacaactttcaatCATGATAAACTATTGTTTAAAATACCGCAAAAGTTAACTTTCGAAACTGAAAGTTGAATTACCAATAGGTTGACTATACCTAATTAGCAATATGTGTGTCTAAGtagcttataattaatttacttttgaacGTATACCAATGACTGTGTTTCGTAACCTTTATATATTCATAAAAGGGTGATAATAGGACCATAATAACATAGgatataaattcataaatatgtCACTTTTAGGCAAAGGCATCGTCCCATAAAGAACGATTGTTTCACGTATTTTTATGTGTCTCACCGTTTGTAATagattagaataataattacataattttacataattatttattgtgtaactagGACTAGATTACATGACAGAGTAGTTTTATGACAGTATAGGCAGGCACAGAGATAATATTAATCCGAGATAATAAGAATAGCCTGTGTTTAGAAAAGACAGTTCTGGTCCCTAATCTTAATAGAAGACAAAATTGTTGCACGTGTTATGatcaaaaaataacatattaaggtttgtaatatttaaatcaaaattaaaatgtactgcCGGTAATTGTTACAATATTCTAGCCGgtattaaactaaagaaaaataaaataaaaatataatgaaaagtTACTGTTAGTGCAGTGTTATTATGTAGTGtgtatgtgagtgtgtgtgtgtgtgatgtctgtttgatattgtatttggtgtgtgattattttatttgtgtgtggTGCTTGTTTTGGTGTAAGTGTGTTGTGATGGGTATGTGACAACAGGtagtaaaatcatttattcaggAATAAAAAAGGAGATACAAATTTACGGAGAAAAGCACAAACAAAGAAAGACTCGTTATTCAAGAGAAATTGACTGCTGGCCATATGACTCTCCACCTCCTAGCCttggctgatgatgatgatgatgatgatatagcTCCTTAAATCAAATAGgcataaacattaatatttattgctctAGTTATACAGCCTGGATTAGAATCgcattttgacgacctccgtggtcgagtggcatacgcaccggtttcaaggtgtcgctagctctgaggtcccgggttcgatccccggtcgggtcaatgtaaaaattcacatttctacattgtctcgggtctgggtgtttgtggtaccttcgttgtatctgaattctataacacaagtgctttagcaacttactttgggttcagaacaatgtatgtgatgttgtccgcatttatttattatttatcgaacCTCCAACCTCTTACATCCAAACCCTTACacagaaccgcaaggccaccataGAAAGGAATGCTGTCAATtaaatttcgtttaaaattcaCGCTCTGCTTTTCCGGTTTGAAAAGCGATAAAATTTACCGGATTTGGTAGTTCCTAATATGCGTAGAAATGTGTAAGATTACCTATTAAGGTTTTAAGTAAGGTGTAGCCAAGGTAAACCGTTCGAAATGTCTTGCTAAATCTCAGCTGGGGATATTGATCGACTCCAGAAAGTTCCATCGTACAGTTAGCAAGGGAAACgagaaaatataattgataaattatcctactaataccataaacgcgaaagtatgcctggatggatgtttgttcccttttcactcaaaaaccactgaacggatttagacaaaacttggtgcacagatagtttataactaggattaaaatataggatattttttatcccgaATTTATGTTTTCGTGGAATCATTTTGGCAGCTAggatttaaatgataaagttaaagCTGTCAGATCTAAAGATAATATGTCTTACTTGTGATTTAAAACCCTGTTGTTGAAGAAAGATGGAAGATTATTTCATGTAGTGGCGTCTCGCTTGCACAAAGACTTCATGTGTTTACTAGCTTTTGTCAGCGGCTTCGCCCGCAACGAATCAAAAAATATGTCACGGCAAAATTGGGAGTTAAAATATCGTTAACCCTATGCGCTAATCTGGGTTAAAAACTATCGGCTTTCCAAATTTGTCTAATTCgttttagtggtttttgcgtaaaaacgtaacaaacattcatacacttacaatagggatgatgacaattttttttacagtgtccgtcttgtagttttttgtataataatggatacgtattttttaatttgtcccgcaaacataaattgaccaaattacagtgaattaaacttacgcgtgacgttacgattgagtataaattttactctatcgttacgtcacaagcccaatctattaaactttaaagcagataaactttgtcaattctagagtttctgaaaaaggaaaaaatacgtgcctcatactttttaattatctaaacgagggactaatgagattttttcttcgattgtcatcatccctattgcttCAAATTCctaatcatttattttagacgtcaataaaaattttatgttactaacttttgttgctgactctGCCTTCATATTTTCTCAAAGGTTACTTGGTCATTTGATACGTTATTACTAACTGATTCATGCTTATTTTCAATCAATCATTAGTGAATTATAAAGCTGTATCCATAATGACATACGATCATAGAAAGATACAGAATTAAGACCATACTTTGTAATGTCATAGTAGAGGAAATAATTTCAGTGCTCAGATTGGAAATCAGAAATCGAACATTCTATGGCGAGAAGAAATAGGTTATCATGCATAATTGTTATCAATgaatccatgaatgcttgttctaagtctgggtgtctttgtgcatgtgacttaatttttaagtatcggtcatcattataatatttcagtgTGCCCATCATTATCATTTGAGTCTCCACTTGtgtatatttgcagacattgTCTTTCCCACTTTAACGACCAAACTTGTAATCGGCTagatagatttttatcaaataccaGCTGGTTCCCTCGGTTTCATCCGCGTTGTACCCGATCTCGTGGTTATTTTACAGTtcttccatattttctcaccgtttgaACCTTCTCTGGAttactacaaatatttcaaCACTTAAATTacccaaatcggttcagccgttctcgagttttagcgagactaacgaacagcaattttTATATATGGATATCTAAAAACGCTCGCACATAAATCCTCTTTAATACAAAacgaatcaaattaaaatcgctcTATCCGTTCAGGAACTACAAcgccacagacagacaaacgtcAAAATTTCAACACACCTCTTTTTGCGTAGGGGTTTAAGAACATATAACTACGGGATCCATGTATAAACCGGCAGTAAATTCTACTTCCTATGATAAGACACTTGTATTTAACATATGTATTTAGGAAACATGCATCCTAGAGTCGTTGCTCAACGTAGGATAGGCATTTCAACACTCAAGGACTTGCGAATGCGCAACCGTGGCTCGAGATGCAAGCGACGCAAGTAGCATTCATTAAAACATTCTGGAAATAAGGCTTGCTTAAGttttttgaatagatttttGTCAGGAACTATTTTTTGGATAATTTTCTAGTAGGTGAGGTATTTGGAGCTTTCgagctaaaaatataataatacaaatcagGAGGTAATTAAATGCAGTAATACTTATCGAGTTCGTAAAATGCTTTGGCTGTTAAAGATGTATTGGTTTGCTTATAGtatattttctgtaaaaatgTCGTATAGATCACCATGTCAaacccagaaaaaaaaaacagactcaggacaagcattcgtgaatctcGATCGTGATTCGTCAATCCTCCGTTCCCCGTTTCCGTCCCATTTCCCGTTTCCCGCGTTTCCTACGCGCGGATCGAACCTACGACATTGTGGCGTACAGAAACTTTGTCATGGTGATCTGTACCactggatagccgagtggtacagGTCACCATGACAAAGTTTACAGATCCATAGATAAAtttcttaaatagtttttgcgcggaagaggaacaaacatccatacatataaactttcgcgtttataatattagtgtgatttaaacaataaatacatttgcaaTACAACCACTAATTTGTGTCACACGTTCTGTACCTTTTGGTGCCAAGTTGCATACTATATTTGAACAGCAATGCATGTTTGTATATtatgcatttaaataaacacgttTTCGTTGCAATAGTTCGTTTTGTGGTTAATATGCGAAGGGcttcttttgttattataggCTGCGATATACAGACAAGCTATGTTAGGGCGCTCTTATTGTGTTTTCTTCAATAGAAACGATTctataaaaactatactatttTTATCTCCTTTCaatcacgggataacttcatgggaagagccCCGGTCcattttaaaggcttgcacggggacacaggtcttTGAGGTCGTTGGTTGAGGTTTCCACGTCGAATCCAATGAGCatgaagtgtcgcgggttcgatccccgcttagggtaagacatttttgtgatccacgaatgcttgtcctgagtctgagtgtcttagtgcatgtgacttgaatgtttgtgaaactctcgacacaaggattaaactccttgacacgggagtctttttttttaagtaagaatgtgtgttattaataaatacttttcttttcatTCCAGAGTATTGCCCACCTGGTCTCCCAGAAAGATATGTTCACTCGTTTCGGTCTCAACAACCTAATCACCCTGACTGACAGCCAGCCGATTGCCAAGATGACAGCTAAGGAGTTCATGATGGGGTACGAGTCCAAGCTCATGACCCTGGGGAACACCTTCCTGCCAGGATGGATATATTTCGATAAACTTGGGCTTATTGATCGGGTAAGTGATTTTTTAATGGGAATATTGTAGATATAGGTCAAAATTTTAGGAAACTTTAAAGGTTActtcaaaattgtttgaataatcCGAAATAATCTGAAAATATACACATTCTTTAAGTCGTTTAAGTGAATTTCAACAACGGTTGTTTAGCAtcttttccgtttttttttttctatatctttatacatttaaaaacaaatcaacttTTAACCTTATTTGTAACTTATGCTTGAGTGGACATCAAATGTAATCACAACCTactgaaatatcaaaaataaagatcactagctgctgcccgcgacttcgccccggtgggtagaagatataagttatgatttatacctgccctgtttctttcacattttccattgtatcttcgctcctattagtcgcagcgtgatggtttataatctaaagccttcctcgatgaatggtctattcaacacaaacagaatttttcaatttggaccagtagttcctgagataagcgcgttcaaacaaacaaacaagctttcagctttatatattaatatagatgacgaaaaatagatattatagCGACGGAATTAAATGATGATTTGTCAGATACCTAAATGTCAAATGTGCAAAatagcaattattattttattaacaacttgatactttattaataaaccgagtttaaaactgttttcaaatagTTGGAGAGCTAAATAACCAAATAACGCGAAAAGGATGTAAACAGGACAATTTAATttcgttcaaataaacaaacaaataaactcttcagctttatatattagtatagaagtatagattaaagttTACAGAACTGATAAGGAGTCCATTAAAAAAAGACTGCAATTTTACCCTTCTAGCCTCTGAcgcaagttcgatccccacgtaggacaagtatttgtgatcCACGAGTGATTGTCCTGAGTTGTGAATGCATGTTTGCGAAATTTGAGTGACACAAGGATCAAAATTCCTAACTGCGAAAGTCgtaaaaaactttatatttttaacaacacaaatattaacCAAAAATCCATTTTTCGTCTACAGATGTACGACTTCCAAGGAGACTACGAAACTGTTTTCACTGGAACTGACAACGTTCAGGTATCTGGTCTCATAGACACCTACAGAGGATCCACAGACCTGCCTCAATGGCACGGGAAGCATTGCTCCAACGTGCAGTACGCTTCAGATGGCACCAAGTTCAGGGGTGGAGTGGTGAAGAATGAAAGTATCCTGTTTTATAGGAAAAGTTTGTGCAGAGCTGCGCCCTTGGTaagtttaatgtattatttaactgTTGTTGTTCTATTTTCATGTGTTAATTTACCGACAaacagatttctaaaaaaaactgggagttttttttaataaattagaagaTAGTAGTACATAGagaatatttctttcttttaatctTGTAATCAAAACGTTTAaaggatacagtgatttaaagtctcatgtgacgtcacttgccagtacgcTTTTTGCTAGCAAGTGAGGTTACAACCCCATACTACCATACATATCATCGTCTTCGGTGCATTTGATCTTGCTAACTTTGCTAACCCCACTGCCATACATctgatactaaaaaaaatatttgcgcAGCATATGGTGTATTTCAgacagattatattttttccacatttttatcttttttcataagaaaaatcaatttttgatataaaagtcaaattttattaaaaatcatattcttTGTCAACAGATTCCTGTGGATGAAGGAGTAAAGAGTGGTCTCAAGGGCTACAAATATACCTTCCCTGAAAATATGATGGATAACGGGAAATACATCGAAGAAAACAAATGCTTTTGTAGAAATGGTATGCATGcttaattttatatgtattcaggtacaaatcaaaatccatttattcaaaataggctacaaagtagcactaaATGCACGTCAAAGTcacacagacagctccccgtatcgcccacccttcaccgcttcctaagtgctctagctgtgaagaagaaacggcgcaacaaactccacaacatagcacgcttCAGTCgcttttttacaaaacatatattcataaattaattattaaggaaacgctgccAAATAAGAAAGCATTTACAGTAAACGTGTATAACACTGAACATCTCCTAAACGGCTGCACCGATTTTATCTACGTTTGGGAGATACCCTGAAAGGTTTACATTACTTTACATAAACGTCATTACGAAGATCGCCAGATCACCTAGTCAAACTATTTAATTAGAATTCTATATAATATTAGCATATTATTCTTATCACCCACTataaactaatttgaagtcAATGGGTCAAACGGATGAAGCTAAAATTCCTTTACCCAACGGCTTCtgaaggagggtaatgtttttcgaCATATGTGTATATGTATGGTCTTCTGCTAACCGATCATGCGGGACCTACCAATCAAAACGCAGGAGGGTTTTTAAAATATGTGGTATCTCAAAAAATAAGGGtattcatatgttttttttcttgtcattgCAATACGGGATGTTCAATAAAACCAATTGAAAATACCGCTTCAAAaagattaatttttttaagaaattaaccAATAATGCATGTTTCTTTCCAGGCAACTGTCTCCCGGACGGTTTGATTGATGTAACGGACTGCTACTACGGCTTTCCTATTGCACTCTCCTATCCTCACTTCTGGAAAGGCAACAAGGTTCTGTCCAGCAAAGTCGAGGGTTTGACTCCCGATCCAGAAAAGCACGAGACTGCGTAAGTGTATTTAGATAAAGTTAAAGCTTACTTTGAATGCCTTGACATTCGCATATGAATTGCTAAAGAATCCGTTGACGAAACTGAATAAATACATCTTGAGGAAACTTGGATTCCAAAGAGTGGAATCTGAAATAggcaacccgcagtgagctagcgtgatgATCAACGCTCAATCCTTCCAATAGTCGATACTTTATTGCTTCAATAATAGAGTGaaggtggtaattttaggtacaatgaacaattatggaccctgtagggcacaaTATAAtggtaggagagaggaagagctcTGTTTTACactttattgattaattatttcgCTTTTGTATACGatagtttgtattgtttaatttcaaatttagttttcttgaCATTGAATAGAGAATTCCCCCTATGGGAAGAGGTTTGTCTGACTAAAATATTCGGTATCCGGGTTTCCTCGAGATGTTTTGGTTTTCATTCTCAGTTTAGTTTTTggcttataataattagtaaagAAGGTTTCTTTAATAATGGCATTTTTAAATCgtagaatgtttatttttcaagctTGTTGACTGGaagcaaaaagtttgttttgcaAGACTCATCATCAGTGGTCGAgtagcgtacgcaccggtttcaaggtgtcgctagctctgaggtcccgggttcgatccccggtcgggtcaatgtaaaaattcacatttctacattttctcgggtctgggtgtttgtggtaccttcgttgtatctgaattccataagacaagtgcttcagcaacatACTTTGGggtcagaacaatgtatgtgatgttgcccgcaattattatttatttattcttttccaattaaaaatattcaataattaataacgattcttttttttcagtttctgGATTGAACCTGAATCTGGTCTTCCTCTGGACGTCAGCACCAAATTCCAAATCAACATGGCTTTAGGAGATATATCTGCGATCAAACACGCTGAACGCTTCGCTAATATGCACTTGCCTCTACTTTGGTTTGATATTGTAAGTATTTCCATTTTTCTATCATACAAATTGGCAGTCAAAGAAAAGTGTtctaaaggataaaaaaaaaacagctggGCGAAGCTATCTGGACAGagaaaatttacttaataatgttGGTTTTCTATTTTTGATCATGTTATGGATGCATTCTGAAGTATAATCTAgtgtcaatataattttaagtgaaCCACAAAATTTTTAGAGTGCACTTCACAATTcagaataacataaaaatataatatgacgtTTTTTTTCACAGAGAATGCACGCGCTCCCACCATCCCTAAAACAACGCTTCAACCTGTACCTCAACATCCTACCCATCGTAGAACAAGGAGCCATGTATCTCCTCTTCATCACGGGCGCCATTTTCATTCTCTCCACAGTCTACATCCTAACCTTCAAAGTCATGTTCAGAAAACCGCAAGACTTCAACTCCTGGAGAGAAAAGGACCAAATATACGCTCCCTGTGAGATCCCTCTAAGCGATACAGACACAGAATCAGACAACAAACATTCAGTACTAAAAATACATAGTGAAAAACTCAAAGATTTAAGTTCTAAACTCAGTGAAAAAGTTTACGATACCGTTGGAAGTGTAAAAGATAAGGTAGTTGAAGAATTGAACCATGTAAAGCATGTTTTCGAAAGGCGAGAATCTAAACTAACTGATCTGGGTCACGATGGATTCAAAAGCGATTCAGACAATGGGTATTCGGCCATCAAACAAAGCGACAGTGAAGATGATTGCAAGTATTTGGAGATCTTAGATGATGGATCAGACTTAGTAGCAACGAATTTTGATACAGTCAGGTCAGAGAAGTTAAAAGATTTAGATACCAATCAACGGTAATTGAGGAAACTGGTGCTGTTGCAGCATCCGGGTGATAAGATGGATCTTGGGATCCAAGGTTAACGAGAAATCTTGCCATGATGCCGACTGATAATTTAGCTGTGAATCAAAgagattttcaaaattcctcttctttagattttaaagtttctatttaaaaatctttcctGTTATATAAGTGGGTAGGGGTCGTCATAATCTCATTTATCCCATTCAATCTAGATTTTAAAATGGGACTGGATTTGAAAACTCTTGTTACTTAGGTTCAAATTTGTTAGTCTTAGCTTACAggttacttttgtaaatatttctagTTATAAGGCAGTTGCCATGGCAACGCAAGTTTCCATTACAATCTGCGTGTAGAAACTGCATTCTAAGGGTACTGGAAACTTCCAACGC
The window above is part of the Trichoplusia ni isolate ovarian cell line Hi5 chromosome 11, tn1, whole genome shotgun sequence genome. Proteins encoded here:
- the LOC113498545 gene encoding scavenger receptor class B member 1-like isoform X2 translates to MYTEDYLVLVFVQTTVKGLLGLFILLMLGFFALSAGCFILFVKPYDFFFAQKAMLSDGGEIFEMWRKPEVELYTKVYLFNITNAEEYMAGIDDKVKVKEVGPYVYREFLEHEVTKFNDNHTLSAIPRHPLTWVEELSEGHKENDTLYLPHIALLSIAHLVSQKDMFTRFGLNNLITLTDSQPIAKMTAKEFMMGYESKLMTLGNTFLPGWIYFDKLGLIDRMYDFQGDYETVFTGTDNVQVSGLIDTYRGSTDLPQWHGKHCSNVQYASDGTKFRGGVVKNESILFYRKSLCRAAPLIPVDEGVKSGLKGYKYTFPENMMDNGKYIEENKCFCRNGNCLPDGLIDVTDCYYGFPIALSYPHFWKGNKVLSSKVEGLTPDPEKHETAFWIEPESGLPLDVSTKFQINMALGDISAIKHAERFANMHLPLLWFDIRMHALPPSLKQRFNLYLNILPIVEQGAMYLLFITGAIFILSTVYILTFKVMFRKPQDFNSWREKDQIYAPCEIPLSDTDTESDNKHSVLKIHSEKLKDLSSKLSEKVYDTVGSVKDKVVEELNHVKHVFERRESKLTDLGHDGFKSDSDNGYSAIKQSDSEDDCKYLEILDDGSDLVATNFDTVRSEKLKDLDTNQR
- the LOC113498545 gene encoding scavenger receptor class B member 1-like isoform X3, producing MYSLNRLFILLMLGFFALSAGCFILFVKPYDFFFAQKAMLSDGGEIFEMWRKPEVELYTKVYLFNITNAEEYMAGIDDKVKVKEVGPYVYREFLEHEVTKFNDNHTLSAIPRHPLTWVEELSEGHKENDTLYLPHIALLSIAHLVSQKDMFTRFGLNNLITLTDSQPIAKMTAKEFMMGYESKLMTLGNTFLPGWIYFDKLGLIDRMYDFQGDYETVFTGTDNVQVSGLIDTYRGSTDLPQWHGKHCSNVQYASDGTKFRGGVVKNESILFYRKSLCRAAPLIPVDEGVKSGLKGYKYTFPENMMDNGKYIEENKCFCRNGNCLPDGLIDVTDCYYGFPIALSYPHFWKGNKVLSSKVEGLTPDPEKHETAFWIEPESGLPLDVSTKFQINMALGDISAIKHAERFANMHLPLLWFDIRMHALPPSLKQRFNLYLNILPIVEQGAMYLLFITGAIFILSTVYILTFKVMFRKPQDFNSWREKDQIYAPCEIPLSDTDTESDNKHSVLKIHSEKLKDLSSKLSEKVYDTVGSVKDKVVEELNHVKHVFERRESKLTDLGHDGFKSDSDNGYSAIKQSDSEDDCKYLEILDDGSDLVATNFDTVRSEKLKDLDTNQR
- the LOC113498545 gene encoding scavenger receptor class B member 1-like isoform X1 — protein: MKDFVKFWNSVSNRRYSSVNTSELKDLPINRLKRSDIDNFEANLAECEVLNNKFNDDLEFNNRKDAIINRLFERRKHGQIARQPKCLFILLMLGFFALSAGCFILFVKPYDFFFAQKAMLSDGGEIFEMWRKPEVELYTKVYLFNITNAEEYMAGIDDKVKVKEVGPYVYREFLEHEVTKFNDNHTLSAIPRHPLTWVEELSEGHKENDTLYLPHIALLSIAHLVSQKDMFTRFGLNNLITLTDSQPIAKMTAKEFMMGYESKLMTLGNTFLPGWIYFDKLGLIDRMYDFQGDYETVFTGTDNVQVSGLIDTYRGSTDLPQWHGKHCSNVQYASDGTKFRGGVVKNESILFYRKSLCRAAPLIPVDEGVKSGLKGYKYTFPENMMDNGKYIEENKCFCRNGNCLPDGLIDVTDCYYGFPIALSYPHFWKGNKVLSSKVEGLTPDPEKHETAFWIEPESGLPLDVSTKFQINMALGDISAIKHAERFANMHLPLLWFDIRMHALPPSLKQRFNLYLNILPIVEQGAMYLLFITGAIFILSTVYILTFKVMFRKPQDFNSWREKDQIYAPCEIPLSDTDTESDNKHSVLKIHSEKLKDLSSKLSEKVYDTVGSVKDKVVEELNHVKHVFERRESKLTDLGHDGFKSDSDNGYSAIKQSDSEDDCKYLEILDDGSDLVATNFDTVRSEKLKDLDTNQR